A region from the Schistocerca serialis cubense isolate TAMUIC-IGC-003099 chromosome 1, iqSchSeri2.2, whole genome shotgun sequence genome encodes:
- the LOC126473463 gene encoding uncharacterized protein LOC126473463: MSYVLVTLSCLLLVLSAPYAFAEDSDDDSTDVDDSLIAAGDGCTADEVDDDDYSETTAATETTSASSRAGKAVRAGSKQKAHARTAAHGKAAKARTAAKKAGRAAAKVHKA, translated from the exons ATGTCGTACGTCCTGGTCACTCTGTCCTGTTTGTTGCTGGTGCTCTCTGCACCGTACGCTTTCGCTGAAGACAGTGACGATGACAGTACAGACGTCGACGACTCATTAATAGCTGCCGGTGATGGATGCACAGCCGATGAAGTAGACGACGACGACTACAGTGAGACTACGGCTGCTACAGAAACCACTTCAGCCA GCTCCCGGGCAGGAAAAGCGGTCCGTGCCGGTTCCAAACAAAAGGCGCACGCGAGGACTGCAGCCCACGGGAAGGCGGCCAAAGCCAGGAcagccgccaagaaggctggccgAGCTGCCGCCAAGGTGCACAAGGCCTGA